In Marivivens aquimaris, one genomic interval encodes:
- the pcaD gene encoding 3-oxoadipate enol-lactonase, with protein sequence MREHYIQCDDVTLYAREDGVLDDSAPTIVFANSLGTDMSLWDDLLPLLPEGLRIVRMDKRGHGKSSCPDAPYAMGALVKDAEAVCDHLNVRDAMFVGLSIGGMIAQGLAVKRLDIIRTLVLSNTAAKIGIQKLWDERINAVRTKGLEAIADGVMERWFAKEFANSPAVKKWRDLLCATPVEGYTGCCAAISGTDFYTPTSGLRLPTMGIVGSEDGSTPPDLVRETVELIPGSTFHIIRKTGHLPNVEKPQEYADLLNQFIKDTGHI encoded by the coding sequence ATGCGCGAACATTATATCCAATGCGATGATGTGACCCTTTACGCCCGCGAAGATGGCGTACTGGACGACAGCGCTCCGACGATTGTGTTCGCCAACTCGCTCGGCACGGATATGAGCCTGTGGGACGACCTGCTGCCGCTCCTGCCCGAAGGTCTGCGCATCGTACGCATGGACAAACGCGGCCACGGCAAATCCTCCTGCCCTGATGCGCCCTACGCGATGGGTGCGCTGGTGAAGGATGCCGAGGCGGTTTGCGATCACCTGAATGTCCGTGACGCGATGTTCGTCGGCCTGTCGATCGGCGGCATGATCGCGCAGGGCCTTGCGGTCAAACGGCTCGACATCATCCGCACGCTGGTTTTGTCGAACACCGCCGCCAAGATCGGCATCCAGAAACTCTGGGACGAACGCATCAACGCGGTCCGCACCAAGGGCCTCGAAGCGATTGCCGATGGCGTCATGGAGCGCTGGTTCGCGAAGGAATTTGCCAACTCGCCCGCAGTTAAGAAGTGGCGCGATCTGCTCTGCGCGACGCCGGTCGAAGGCTATACTGGCTGCTGCGCCGCGATCTCGGGCACCGATTTCTACACGCCAACCAGCGGTCTGCGCTTGCCGACGATGGGTATCGTGGGCTCTGAAGACGGCTCGACCCCGCCCGATCTGGTGCGCGAAACGGTCGAGCTGATCCCCGGCTCCACTTTTCACATCATCCGCAAAACCGGCCACCTGCCCAACGTAGAGAAGCCGCAAGAATACGCGGATCTGCTGAACCAGTTCATCAAAGACACCGGCCACATCTGA
- a CDS encoding haloacid dehalogenase type II, whose product MGGIRLINTCIFDAYGTLFDVSAAAREAAAEPGNEALAEIWPQLAADWRFKQLQYSWLRAVARKHEDFWQLTKDALDWALEAAKLDDPRLRERLLNLYWELSPYPEVVEVLTYLKERGVQTGILSNGTPEMLNGAVKRAGVGHLLDAVMSVETVKVFKPHDLVYEMVESRFICERNEVLFVSSNGWDAAGASNFGYQTLWVNRQNEPVDRLYAQPQQIAPDLRAVLDLV is encoded by the coding sequence ATGGGAGGAATCCGTTTGATCAATACTTGCATTTTCGATGCCTATGGCACCCTTTTCGATGTCAGCGCCGCCGCTCGCGAAGCCGCTGCCGAACCGGGGAACGAGGCACTCGCAGAAATTTGGCCGCAACTCGCTGCCGATTGGCGCTTCAAGCAACTCCAATACAGCTGGCTGCGCGCCGTTGCCCGCAAACACGAAGACTTCTGGCAACTGACCAAAGACGCGCTCGACTGGGCGCTCGAAGCGGCCAAGCTGGATGATCCGCGGCTGCGCGAGCGTCTGCTGAACCTGTACTGGGAACTGTCGCCCTACCCCGAGGTGGTCGAGGTTCTCACTTACCTCAAAGAGCGCGGCGTCCAGACAGGTATCCTGTCGAACGGCACGCCCGAGATGCTGAACGGCGCAGTGAAACGCGCTGGCGTCGGTCATCTGCTTGATGCGGTGATGTCGGTCGAAACCGTGAAGGTCTTCAAACCGCATGACCTCGTTTACGAGATGGTCGAGAGCCGTTTCATCTGCGAGCGGAACGAAGTTCTGTTCGTGTCGTCGAACGGCTGGGACGCCGCAGGTGCGTCGAACTTCGGCTACCAGACGCTTTGGGTGAACCGCCAGAACGAGCCGGTCGACCGTCTTTACGCACAGCCGCAGCAGATCGCCCCCGACCTGCGCGCCGTTCTCGACCTCGTCTGA
- a CDS encoding enoyl-ACP reductase FabI encodes MQSMTGKRGLIMGVANERSIAWGIAKALADAGAELAFTYQGDAFGKRVEPLAASVGSDTLIDVDVTNDESMDLAFNTVKDKWGSLDFVVHAIAYSDKNELTGRFINTTRANFGHSLGISCYSFIDVAKRASELMPNGGSLITLTYGGSNRVTPNYNVMGVAKAALESSVRYLANDLGPQGIRVNAISPGPMKTLAGAAIGGARKTYRHTEENAPLRSNATLEAVGGTAVYLASDAGAFTSGEIIHVDGGFHVLGMPQQDHL; translated from the coding sequence ATGCAATCAATGACAGGCAAGCGCGGCTTGATTATGGGCGTCGCGAACGAACGCTCCATCGCTTGGGGCATCGCGAAAGCGCTGGCAGACGCAGGCGCGGAACTGGCTTTCACCTATCAGGGCGACGCCTTCGGCAAGCGCGTCGAACCGCTCGCCGCTTCGGTCGGCTCTGACACGCTGATCGACGTCGACGTCACCAATGACGAGAGCATGGACCTCGCCTTTAACACCGTGAAGGACAAGTGGGGCTCGCTCGACTTCGTCGTCCACGCCATCGCCTACTCGGACAAGAATGAACTGACGGGCCGTTTCATCAACACCACCCGCGCCAACTTCGGCCACTCGCTGGGGATCAGCTGCTATTCGTTCATCGACGTGGCCAAGCGCGCGTCCGAACTGATGCCGAACGGCGGCTCGCTGATTACGCTGACTTACGGCGGATCCAACCGCGTGACCCCGAATTACAACGTGATGGGCGTTGCGAAGGCCGCGCTGGAAAGCTCTGTCCGCTATCTGGCGAACGACCTCGGCCCTCAAGGTATCCGCGTGAACGCGATCTCCCCTGGCCCGATGAAGACTCTTGCCGGTGCGGCCATCGGCGGTGCGCGCAAGACCTACCGTCACACCGAAGAGAACGCCCCGCTGCGCTCCAACGCGACGCTCGAAGCTGTCGGCGGCACTGCCGTTTACCTCGCTTCGGACGCTGGCGCCTTCACTTCGGGCGAGATCATCCACGTCGACGGCGGCTTCCACGTGCTGGGTATGCCGCAGCAAGACCACCTCTGA
- a CDS encoding MarR family winged helix-turn-helix transcriptional regulator encodes MASPSVGELMTRFGMAAQLFQTRLEAGLAPYGLTIPQMSVLSHLVALAKPLRVTEIARAVEVGQPAVTKMLTKFENAGWVGFITSAEDRRSKAVVATDNGRKLLAEVQQSIFPTLGGFFSEWKSEDLANFSEYLKKVIQLMDDRPQTNI; translated from the coding sequence ATGGCCTCCCCCAGCGTAGGCGAACTGATGACCCGCTTCGGGATGGCTGCGCAGCTTTTTCAAACAAGGCTCGAAGCAGGCCTCGCACCTTACGGGCTGACCATTCCGCAAATGTCCGTCCTTTCGCATCTTGTGGCATTGGCCAAACCGCTGCGCGTGACCGAAATCGCCCGCGCGGTCGAGGTTGGCCAGCCCGCCGTAACCAAGATGCTGACGAAATTCGAAAACGCCGGATGGGTTGGTTTCATCACCAGCGCCGAAGACCGCCGGAGCAAAGCAGTCGTGGCAACAGACAACGGGCGCAAGCTCCTCGCGGAAGTCCAGCAGAGTATTTTTCCGACGCTAGGCGGCTTTTTTTCCGAATGGAAATCCGAGGACTTGGCCAATTTTAGCGAGTACCTTAAAAAGGTAATACAACTTATGGATGATAGACCGCAGACCAACATCTGA
- the fabB gene encoding beta-ketoacyl-ACP synthase I codes for MRRVVVTGLGIVSPIGNNAAEVEASLRAGKSGIEASPEMAERGFRSQIAGTVKIDVTEHVDKRALRFMGPGAAYAYISMKQAIEDSGLTEDQVSNVRTGLVAGSGGPSTSAMYAAHQIVDKNGSPKRIGPFAVPKCMSSTISANLSTQFKIKGINYSITSACSTSLHCIGNAAEQIMMGKQDVMFAGGGEELDWTLSCLFDAMGAMSSKFNDTPEKASRAFDKDRDGFVIAGGGGIVVLEDLEHAKARGAKIYAEVTGFAATSDGHDMVAPSGEGGERAMRLALQSLPEGRKVSYINAHGTSTPVGDVGEIEAVRRVFGEGSTPPVSSTKSMTGHSQGATGASEAIYCLLMLQGDFIAPSINVENLDPALKPEEIATSLVENAGLDSVMTNSFGFGGTNGSMILSKYRD; via the coding sequence ATGCGCCGCGTCGTCGTCACTGGTCTCGGAATTGTATCGCCTATCGGCAACAACGCTGCCGAAGTCGAAGCCTCGCTCCGTGCAGGCAAGTCGGGTATCGAAGCCAGCCCTGAAATGGCAGAACGCGGGTTCCGCAGCCAGATTGCGGGCACCGTCAAAATCGATGTCACCGAACACGTGGACAAGCGCGCGCTGCGCTTCATGGGGCCTGGTGCGGCCTATGCCTACATCTCCATGAAGCAGGCGATCGAGGACTCCGGTCTGACCGAAGATCAGGTGTCGAACGTGCGCACCGGCCTCGTTGCCGGTTCGGGCGGTCCGTCGACAAGCGCCATGTATGCCGCTCACCAGATCGTCGACAAAAACGGCTCACCCAAGCGGATCGGGCCGTTCGCTGTGCCCAAGTGCATGTCCTCGACCATCTCGGCAAACCTGTCGACCCAGTTCAAGATCAAGGGCATTAACTACTCGATCACCTCGGCTTGCTCGACCTCGCTCCACTGCATCGGCAACGCCGCAGAGCAGATCATGATGGGCAAGCAGGACGTGATGTTCGCTGGCGGCGGCGAAGAGCTCGACTGGACCCTGTCCTGCTTGTTCGACGCAATGGGCGCGATGTCGTCCAAGTTCAACGACACCCCCGAAAAAGCCTCGCGGGCGTTCGACAAGGACCGCGACGGCTTCGTCATCGCGGGTGGCGGCGGTATCGTCGTTCTCGAAGACCTTGAGCACGCCAAAGCGCGCGGCGCGAAGATCTACGCCGAAGTCACCGGCTTTGCCGCGACCTCGGACGGTCACGACATGGTTGCCCCGTCGGGTGAAGGCGGCGAGCGCGCGATGCGCCTTGCGCTGCAATCCCTGCCGGAAGGCCGCAAGGTCAGCTATATCAACGCGCACGGCACCTCGACGCCGGTCGGCGACGTGGGCGAGATCGAAGCCGTCCGCCGCGTCTTTGGCGAAGGCAGCACCCCGCCTGTTTCCTCGACCAAGTCGATGACCGGTCACAGCCAGGGCGCAACAGGCGCGTCGGAAGCCATCTACTGTCTGCTGATGCTTCAGGGCGACTTTATCGCGCCGTCGATCAACGTCGAAAACCTCGATCCGGCACTCAAGCCCGAAGAGATCGCGACCTCACTGGTCGAAAACGCGGGCCTCGACTCTGTCATGACCAACAGCTTCGGCTTCGGCGGCACCAACGGCTCGATGATCCTGTCGAAGTACCGCGACTGA
- the fabA gene encoding bifunctional 3-hydroxydecanoyl-ACP dehydratase/trans-2-decenoyl-ACP isomerase: MGQYPNSFDKEDLLKCARGELFGPGNAQLPAPPMLMMDRITDISDDGGAHGKGHVLAEFDITPDLWFFDCHFPGNPIMPGCLGLDGLWQLTGFNLGWRGWLGRGYALGVGEVKLTGMVRPDRKMLTYKIDFTKAVQTRRLTMGVADGIVEADGEVIYQVKDMKVALSES, from the coding sequence ATGGGCCAATATCCGAACAGCTTCGACAAAGAAGATCTTCTGAAATGCGCCCGTGGCGAACTCTTCGGTCCGGGCAATGCCCAGCTTCCGGCTCCGCCGATGCTGATGATGGACCGCATCACCGATATCTCGGATGACGGCGGCGCGCACGGCAAAGGTCACGTTCTGGCCGAGTTCGATATCACGCCCGACCTGTGGTTCTTCGACTGCCACTTCCCCGGCAACCCGATCATGCCCGGCTGCCTTGGCCTCGATGGTCTGTGGCAGCTGACCGGCTTCAACCTCGGCTGGCGCGGCTGGCTGGGTCGTGGCTACGCGCTCGGCGTTGGTGAGGTCAAACTGACCGGCATGGTCCGTCCGGACCGCAAAATGCTCACCTACAAAATCGACTTCACCAAAGCCGTACAGACCCGCCGCCTGACCATGGGCGTTGCCGATGGTATTGTAGAGGCCGACGGTGAGGTTATCTATCAGGTCAAAGACATGAAAGTCGCTCTCTCGGAATCCTGA
- the irrA gene encoding iron response transcriptional regulator IrrA, whose product MLDDLTNRGTDWLASAGLRPTRQRVALAALLVGDGCDRHVTAEWLYEAASEAGAGVSLATVYNTLKAFCDAGLLREITVDGSRSYFDTNMTDHPHFYWEDDGTLTDAPAEQLRIEGLPAAPNGARVASVDVVIRLRRD is encoded by the coding sequence ATGCTCGACGACCTGACAAATCGCGGAACTGACTGGCTCGCCTCGGCGGGACTGCGCCCGACACGTCAGAGAGTCGCCCTGGCGGCCCTGCTGGTTGGCGACGGTTGCGACCGTCATGTCACTGCAGAATGGCTGTACGAAGCCGCTTCGGAAGCAGGCGCGGGCGTGTCGCTCGCCACTGTCTACAATACGCTCAAAGCATTCTGCGACGCCGGTCTGCTGCGTGAGATTACTGTGGACGGATCGCGCAGCTACTTCGACACCAACATGACCGACCACCCTCACTTCTATTGGGAAGATGACGGTACTTTGACGGATGCTCCGGCAGAGCAGCTTCGCATCGAAGGACTGCCCGCTGCACCGAACGGTGCGCGTGTGGCATCGGTCGATGTGGTGATCCGCCTCCGCCGCGACTAA
- a CDS encoding glycosyltransferase family 2 protein: MRFASLDQYLQKAPEILAKGPICLMLAEDETEVVATIRHHLDLGFKHLVMFGATDIALPEAVEAKIIRVDHDMFRDNALTDAVNGTIEVAAGQWLYYCYNAEFLFYPFCENRTVGEMLAFHTEERRDSMLTYVVDLYASDLKKARNAVSIEDACLDKSGYYALARLDAANHNHPFERQLDFFGGLRWRYEEYIPQERRRIDRIAIFRAAKGLRLRPDHTFNIDEYNTYACPWHHNLTAAICSFRTAKALCRNPGSASKINTFTWYNSTPFTWHSQQLLDFGLMEPGQWF, encoded by the coding sequence ATGCGATTTGCCAGCCTCGACCAATACCTTCAAAAAGCGCCGGAAATTCTGGCCAAGGGTCCGATCTGCCTCATGCTGGCAGAGGACGAAACCGAAGTCGTGGCCACCATCCGGCACCACCTCGATCTAGGATTCAAACACCTCGTGATGTTCGGCGCGACCGACATCGCCCTGCCCGAGGCGGTCGAGGCCAAGATCATCCGCGTCGACCACGACATGTTCCGCGACAATGCGCTGACCGACGCGGTCAACGGCACAATCGAGGTGGCGGCGGGCCAGTGGCTCTACTACTGTTACAACGCCGAATTCCTTTTCTATCCGTTCTGCGAAAACCGCACTGTCGGAGAGATGCTGGCCTTCCATACCGAGGAACGCCGCGACTCCATGCTGACCTATGTGGTCGACCTCTATGCCAGCGACCTCAAGAAGGCGCGGAATGCCGTGTCGATCGAGGACGCCTGTCTGGACAAGTCGGGCTACTACGCACTCGCCCGCCTTGATGCGGCGAACCACAATCACCCGTTCGAACGGCAGCTCGATTTCTTCGGCGGTCTGCGCTGGCGCTACGAGGAATACATCCCGCAGGAACGCCGCCGCATCGACCGTATCGCGATCTTCCGCGCGGCAAAGGGTCTGCGCCTGCGTCCTGATCACACGTTCAACATCGACGAATACAACACCTACGCCTGCCCGTGGCACCACAATCTGACCGCGGCGATCTGTTCGTTCCGCACGGCAAAGGCGCTCTGCCGCAATCCGGGCTCTGCGTCCAAGATCAACACGTTCACGTGGTACAACTCGACCCCGTTTACGTGGCACTCTCAGCAATTGCTCGATTTCGGCCTGATGGAACCCGGCCAGTGGTTCTGA